One Fusobacterium simiae DNA window includes the following coding sequences:
- a CDS encoding DUF3601 domain-containing protein — translation MSKIISILPFVFVFIGIFTVIYIMYMTIFEKRRKKMKDKEMEKLKESLSSYEFESTQKNAVNKSFSFMEYLHSGDYVKVIKTFKDYYGFTHQVGEKFYFACAYFLPYEDGYTLYISKNKIDINAIYLQDRPETQKEICYNLKKFFKIIEQGRFKREIKF, via the coding sequence ATGTCTAAAATTATATCAATACTTCCATTTGTATTTGTATTTATTGGAATTTTTACTGTTATTTATATTATGTATATGACTATATTTGAAAAAAGAAGGAAAAAAATGAAAGATAAAGAAATGGAAAAATTAAAAGAAAGTTTATCTTCTTATGAGTTTGAAAGTACTCAAAAAAATGCTGTTAATAAAAGTTTTAGCTTTATGGAATATTTACATTCAGGTGATTATGTAAAAGTAATAAAGACTTTTAAAGATTATTATGGTTTTACACACCAAGTAGGTGAAAAATTTTATTTTGCTTGTGCATATTTTTTACCTTATGAAGATGGTTACACTCTTTATATTTCAAAAAATAAAATTGATATAAATGCTATTTATCTTCAAGACAGACCAGAAACTCAAAAGGAAATTTGTTATAACTTAAAAAAATTTTTTAAAATTATAGAACAAGGAAGATTTAAAAGAGAAATTAAATTTTAA
- a CDS encoding DUF3601 domain-containing protein — protein MFTYLYSNKILLWFTIVLLFVGMITVTIILYIFVLSIIEKKRDKKREKEMKKLSETLSPYEFESTQLNYTNKKFNFREYIYSGDYVKVIKTFKDYYGFTHSAGEKWYFACQYLLVSEYGDVLYVSTDKINVNAIYLEDRKDNLYTHPKEYFEIIEQGRFKRSKK, from the coding sequence ATGTTTACATATTTATATAGTAATAAAATATTATTATGGTTTACAATTGTCCTTTTATTTGTTGGAATGATTACTGTTACTATTATTCTATATATATTTGTTTTATCAATTATTGAAAAGAAAAGGGATAAAAAAAGAGAAAAAGAAATGAAAAAACTTTCAGAAACTCTTTCTCCTTATGAGTTTGAAAGCACCCAATTAAATTATACTAATAAAAAATTTAATTTTAGGGAATATATTTATTCTGGTGATTATGTAAAAGTAATAAAGACTTTTAAAGATTATTATGGTTTTACTCATTCAGCAGGTGAAAAGTGGTATTTTGCTTGTCAATATCTTTTAGTTTCTGAATATGGAGATGTTCTTTATGTTTCAACAGATAAAATTAATGTAAATGCCATCTATCTTGAAGATAGAAAAGATAATCTTTACACTCACCCAAAAGAATATTTTGAGATTATAGAACAAGGAAGATTTAAAAGGAGTAAAAAATGA
- a CDS encoding ATP-binding protein — protein sequence MILKGKNKSYDSLITDIKLENASFTKLKSLYFSKTGDELTNSDLESFGLINKEKFLTNAGALFADEPIIHQSRIFCTRWNGLDMTSGIEEALDDNEFEGSILLLLQNTENFIRVNTKKKWKKGNDSRIEMPDYPERAIQEAIVNAIIHRDYAIIGSEIHIDIYDDRLEIYSPGGMFDGSFIQEKNIMEIASVRRNPIIADLFNRMHLMERRGSGLKKIIASYQNAINYTQEKQVEFKSNQKEFKVILKNLNYKVAIKSGDKVAIKSGDKVAIKIQEEQLIKILEYIKKHKSCKTSDIENLLSVKSSRARKLLSILVSQSKLQAIGQNKNRYYILAEQ from the coding sequence ATGATATTAAAGGGAAAGAATAAAAGTTATGATTCTCTTATAACAGATATAAAATTAGAAAATGCCTCTTTTACAAAGTTAAAATCTTTATATTTTTCTAAAACTGGTGATGAACTTACAAATTCTGATTTAGAATCATTTGGTTTAATAAATAAAGAAAAATTTTTAACAAATGCTGGAGCTTTATTTGCAGATGAACCTATAATTCATCAATCAAGAATATTCTGCACTCGCTGGAATGGTCTTGATATGACCTCTGGAATAGAAGAGGCTTTAGATGATAATGAATTTGAGGGAAGTATTCTACTTTTACTTCAAAATACTGAAAATTTTATAAGAGTAAATACAAAAAAGAAATGGAAAAAAGGGAATGATAGCAGAATTGAAATGCCTGATTATCCAGAAAGAGCTATACAAGAAGCTATTGTAAATGCAATTATTCATAGAGATTATGCTATTATTGGTAGTGAAATTCATATTGATATTTATGATGATAGACTTGAAATATATTCTCCTGGTGGAATGTTTGATGGAAGTTTTATTCAAGAAAAAAATATTATGGAAATAGCTTCTGTAAGACGAAATCCTATTATTGCTGATTTATTTAATAGAATGCATTTAATGGAAAGAAGAGGTAGTGGTTTAAAAAAGATTATTGCTTCCTACCAAAATGCTATAAATTATACACAAGAAAAACAAGTAGAATTCAAATCTAATCAAAAAGAATTCAAGGTTATTTTAAAAAATTTGAATTACAAAGTGGCGATAAAAAGTGGCGATAAAGTGGCGATAAAAAGTGGCGATAAAGTGGCGATAAAAATTCAAGAAGAACAGTTAATAAAAATTTTAGAATACATTAAAAAACATAAAAGTTGTAAAACATCTGATATTGAAAATTTATTATCAGTAAAAAGTTCAAGAGCAAGAAAACTATTATCTATATTAGTGTCACAGAGCAAATTACAGGCTATTGGACAAAATAAAAATAGATATTACATATTAGCAGAGCAATAA